A section of the Engystomops pustulosus chromosome 3, aEngPut4.maternal, whole genome shotgun sequence genome encodes:
- the TRIB2 gene encoding tribbles homolog 2, whose product MNLQRSNPISITRYGRSRNKNQDFEELSSIRCTEPSQSFSPNLGSPSPPETPNSSHCVSCIGKYLLLEPLEGDHVFRAVHLHSGEELLCKVFDIRCYQESLAPCFCLPVHSNINQIAEILLGETKAYVFFERSHGDMHSFVRTCKKLKEEEAARLFYQIVSAVAHCHDGGVVLRDLKLRKFVFNDEERTKVKLESLEDAYVLSGGDDSLSDKHGCPAYVSPEILNTSGSYSGKAADVWSLGVMLYTMLVGRYPFHDIEPSSLFSKIRRGQFNIPETLSPKAKCLIRSILRRDPTERLTSQEILDHPWFSTDFNALNSGYGAKEVSDQLVPDVNMDEETDPFFN is encoded by the exons ATGAACTTACAAAGGTCGAACCCTATATCGATCACAAGGTATGGGAGATCTCggaataagaaccaggattttgAAGAgttgtcatctataaggtgcaCAGAACCCAGCCAGAGCTTCAGCCCAAATCTTGGCTCCCCAAGCCCCCCAGAGACTCCCAACTCGTCGCATTGCGTTTCCTGCATCGGGAAATACTTATTGTTGGAGCCTCTGGAGGGAGACCACGTTTTCCGAGCGGTGCATCTGCATAGTGGAGAGGAGCTGCTCTGTAAG GTTTTCGATATCCGCTGCTACCAGGAGTCTTTGGCGCCCTGTTTTTGTCTACCTGTACACAGCAACATTAACCAAATAGCTGAGATCCTCCTCGGAGAGACTAAAGCCTACGTGTTCTTTGAGAGAAGCCATGGGGACATGCATTCTTTTGTTCGTACCTGCAAAAAGCTCAAAGAGGAAGAAGCAGCCAGACTGTTCTACCAGATCGTGTCGGCCGTAGCGCACTGTCACGACGGCGGCGTGGTGCTGCGAGATCTCAAGCTTCGAAAATTCGTCTTCAACGATGAAGAACG gaCTAAGGTGAAATTGGAAAGCCTGGAAGACGCCTATGTTCTATCAGGAGGTGATGACTCTCTCTCAGACAAACATGGTTGTCCAGCTTACGTGAGCCCAGAAATCCTCAACACAAGTGGCAGCTATtctggcaaagctgccgacgTTTGGAGTCTTGGTGTCATGCTCTACACCATGTTGGTTGGACGTTACCCATTTCATGACATTGAGCCTAGCTCCTTGTTCAGTAAAATTCGTCGTGGGCAGTTCAACATTCCAGAGACTTTATCCCCAAAGGCAAAATGCCTTATACGTAGCATACTTCGTCGGGATCCAACAGAAAGGCTCACATCTCAAGAAATTCTAGACCATCCTTGGTTTTCCACAGATTTCAACGCATTGAATTCAGGATATGGTGCTAAGGAAGTGTCAGATCAACTGGTGCCTGATGTCAATATGGATGAGGAAACGGACCCTTTTTTTAACTGA